The Triticum aestivum cultivar Chinese Spring chromosome 4B, IWGSC CS RefSeq v2.1, whole genome shotgun sequence sequence tttatatgagagatatgttttatggtcatgccccgatggtcaatggtttattcttaatgaatctcgaacgtaatgttacacatattcatagtgtgaataccaaaagatgtaagttgataacgatagtcccacatacttgtggcactgccgccttggtcacattggtgtcaagcgcatgaagaagctccatgctgatggacttttagagtctctcgattatgaatcatttgacacatgcgaaccatgcctcatgggcaaaatgaccaagactccgttcttcggaacaatggagcgagcaaccaacttattggaaatcatacatactgatgtgtgcggtccaatgagcgttgaggctcgcggaggatatcgttatgttctcactctcactgatgacttaagtagatatgggtatgtctacttgatgaaacacaagtctgagacctttgaaaagttcaaggaatttcagaatgaggtagagaatcaacgtgaccgaaagataaagttcttacgatcagatcgtggaggagaatatttaagtcacgaatttggtacgcacttaagaaaatgtggaatcgtttcgcaACTCActccgcctggaacacctcagcgtaacggtgtgtccgaacgtcgtaatcgcactctattggatatggtgcgatctatgatgtctcttaccgatttaccgctatcattttggggatacgctctagagacagctacattcactttaaatagggctccgtctaaatccgttgagacgacaccgtatgaattatggtttgggaagaaacctaagctgtcgtttctaaaagtttggggatgcgatgcttatgtcaagaaacttcaacctgaaaagctcgaacccaagtcggaaaaatgcgtcttcataggataccctaaggaaaccattgggtataccttctaccttagatccgaaggcaagatctttgttgccaagaacggatcctttctggaaaaagagtttctctcgaaaggagtaagtgggaggaaagtagaactcgatgaagtactacctcttgaaccggaaagtagtgcagctcaggaaaatgttcctgtggtgcctacaccgactggagaggaaattaatgatgatgatcaaggtacttcggatcaagttgctactgaacttcgtaggtccacaaggacacgttccacaccagagtggtatggcaaccctgtcctggaaatcatgttgttagacaacggtgaaccttcgaactatgaagaagcgatggcgggcccagattccaacaaatggcttgaagccatgcaatccgagatagaatccatgtatgaaaacaaagtatggactttgacagacttgcccgatgatcggcgagcgatagaaaacaaatggatctttaagaagaagacggacgcggatggtaatgttaccatctataaagctcgacttgtcgctaagggttatcggcaagttcaaggggttgactacgatgagactttctctcccgtagcgaagctgaagtccgtccgaatcatgttagcaattgccgcatactatgattatgagatatggcagatggacgtcaaaacggcattccttaacggctatcttaaggaagaactgtatatgatgcagccggaaggttttgtcgaccctaagaatgctaacaaggtatgcaagctccagcgatccatttatgggctggtgcaagcatctcggagttggaacattcgctttgatgagatgatcaaagcgtttgggtttatgcagacttatggagaagcctgcgtttacaagaaagtgagtgggagctctgtagcatttctcatattatatgtagatgacatacttctgatgggaaatgatatagaacttttggacagcattaaggcctacttgaataagtgtttttcaatgaaggaccttggagaagctgcttacatattaggcatcaagatctatagggatagatcgagacgcctcataggtctttcacaaagcacataccttgataagatattgaagaagttcaatatggatcagtccaagaaagggttcttgcctgtattgcaaggtgtgagattgagctcggctcaatgcccgaccacggcagaagataaagaagagatgagtgtcatcccctatgcctcagccataggatctattatgtatgccatgctgtgtaccagacctgatgtaaaccttgccgtaagtttggtaggaaggtaccaaagtaatcccggcaaggaacactggacagcggtcaagaatatcctgaagtacctgaaaaggacaaaggacatgtttctcgtctatggaggtgacgaagagctcgtcgtaaagggttacgtcgatgctagcttcgacacagatctggatgactctaagtcacaaaccggatacgtgtatatgttgaatcgtggagcagtaagctggtgcagttgcaagcagagcgtcgtggcgggatctacatgtgaagcggagtacatggcagcctcggaggcagcgcatgaagcaatatggatgaaggagttcatcaccgacctaggagtcatacccaatgcatcggggccgatcactctcttctgtgacaacactggagctattgcccttgccaaggagcccaggtttcacaagaagaccaggcacatcaagcgtcgtttcaactccatccgtgaaaatgttcaagatggagacatagatatttgcaaagtacatacggatctgaatgtcgcagatccgttgactaaacctcttccgcgagcaaaacatgatcaacaccagaactctatgggtgttcgattcatcacaatgtaactagattattgactctagtgcaagtgggagactgttggaaatatgccctagaggcaataataaaaggattattattatatttccttgttcatgataattgtcttttattcatgctataattgtattatccggaaatcgtaatacacgtgtgaatacatagaccacaatatgtccctagtgagcctctagttgactagctcgttgatcaacagatagtcatggtttcctgactatggacattggatgtcattgataacgagatcacatcattaggagaatgatgtgatggacaagacccaatcctaagcatagcacaagatcgtgtagttcgtttgctagagcttttccaatgtcaagtatcttttccttagaccatgagatcgtgtaactcccggataccgtaggagtgctttgggtgtaccaaacgtcacaacgtaactgggtgactataaaggtatactacgggtatctccgaaagtgtctgttgggttgacacggatcgagactgggatttgtcactccgtatgacggagaggtatctctgggcccactcggtaatgcatcatcataatgagctcaaagtgaccaagtgtctggtcacgggatcatgcattacggtacgagtaaagtgacttgccggtaacgagattgaacgaggtattgggataccgacgatcgaatctcgggcaagtaacataccgattgacaaagggaattgtatacggggttgcttgaatcctcgacatcgtggttcatccgatgagatcatcgaggagcatgtgggagccaacatgggtatccagatcccgctgttggttattgaccggagagccgtctcggtcatgtctacgtgtctcccgaacccgtagggtctacacacttaaggttcggtgacgctagggttgtagagatattagtatgcagcaaaccgaaagttgttcggagtcccggatgagatcccggacgtcacgaggagttccggaatggtccggaggtaaagaattatatatgggaagtcgagtttcggccatcgggaaagtttcgggggtcaccggtattgtaccgggaccaccggaagggtcccgggggtccaccgggtggggccacctatcccggagggccccatgggctgaagtgggaggggaaccagcccctggtgggctggtgcgccccccccttgggcccccctgcgcctagggttgggaaccctaggggagggggcgcctccacttgccttggggggcaaggcaccccccttggccgccgcccccctaggagatcccatctcctagggccggcgccccccctggggaccctatatatagaggggggagggagggcagccgcacccttgcacttggcgcctcccttcccccttgctacacctctccctcccgcagacgcttggcgaagccctgccgggatccctgctgcatccaccaccacgccgtcgtgctgctggatcttcatcaacctctccttcccccttgctggatcaagaaggaggagatgtcacgctgatcgtacgtgtgttgaacgcggaggtgccgtccgttcgacgctaggatctccggtgatttggatcacgacgagtacgactccctcaacctcgttctcttgaacgcttccgctcgatctacaagggtatgtagatgcactcctctctctcgttgctagatgaactcatagattgatcttggtgaaaccgtaggaaattttttattttctgcaacgttccccaacaattacatgtgtggcgcctagcacataggcgctgcactgctgggtgcgggcccagggcctgccacggtggacagatgtgcaacgcccccgagctaggcgctgcaccatagagtgtggcgccggcgtggcgggcgctacacaaaaagtTCAtcggcgtgaaatagtttcacgggcagttcattctgtgatttgatttcgtctcaaggtcaaaattgtcaaatttgtcGATGTTGAAATGGCCATGGCCGTTAGCCACTATCACAAGTTTACACTTCAAAAGAATATCACAGCTTCGTGTTGGTGCCAAGGATATCATGACTAACTAATGGcttcttgaagttcttctggtGCTCAGTAGCTTCACAGCTCCTGGGTCAAATGAGGAACTAACAGGATTTACGAATGATATGATCCGTCAAAAGGCAATAGAAATGAAGGTCCGGCTACAACGCAGAGGGGGcaaaatttcatgttttgacccttttgcatacaaattcaggatctgaccccggtttgaaaaaaaatcgggatttgacccttttgctaccgctagggcctctggcggtagggttatacagcctaccgtcagggcccctggcggtagggtgcgacggagggggacggcCGCCGTCTCCGTGTGCTGACGTGGATtagcaccctaccgccaggggacaTGGCGATAGGCTGtataaccctaccgccagaggccctGGTGGTAGGATGTGCAAGGGTTTTCGAGGCAAAAACGTTCTGTAATGAAAAAAGCGagtgccctggcggtagggtcaacCTACCGCCAAAGGGGCTGGCGGTAAGCTGCCTAACCCTACCGCCAGGATCCTTGGCGGTAGGGTCTTGCCTATTTTCAAGTTcaatttctttcttcttctcaaaAACAACATATCTCAAACTATGATATATGATATAGAGTCAAAAACAGCAATGATATAGAGTCAAAATAACATATCTCAAACAATTAAACTTGGGCATCACATACACTTAGTTCAAATAGAAAACTTAGTTCCACATAGCAAACGGAGTTTcaaaaatagcaaacacatagttcaaatagcaaacacatagtttcACAACCACTAGACTTTTCAACTATAACCAAGTATCGAATAGCAGAATTAAGTCATCCTTCCCCTCTTGCTCTTGGAGGCACGGTCCTCGTTACTCTTAGAACGTAGCTCTTCAGTCTTCTTCTTGGGCTGTCGAGTAACCAGTCTCTAGAAAGGGtccggactcagcaaatccttcttcTTTGGATTCCTCTTCGGCGACAGCTGAGGTGCGTGAGATGATTGAGTTGTtggaggtccataatcttcatcgtactcctcctccccgctgctctcatcctcctcctccctttcttcatgtgtggcctcctcctcctcctcctcatcctcaaccAACCTAGACAACGAGGGAGCATGGCTCGATGAGGTGATGTGACCCTGTGTGGCTACAGGCTGATAAGCTTCAACCGACCCAGCTCTAGCACACCCAAGCAGCCCTACCAGCTTGCGACAACGCTTCACGAACTTCTGCACTCACAATGAAACAAGGGCATAATAAGTATCACGTTTATGATTGCAAGTGAAGAAGATGCATCTGTTCCGAGGAGGCTGAAATTGTACCTTCATCGTCCCCCTCATTTTGTTCTCAGATTGGACGGTCCCGGGGGCATCACCTAGTGCATCTATTCAGCTCACCAGACTGCAACGACATAAGTCAGTCATGTTGAcgaatacaataatttaaatataacctctcggttcaaacttaccactctgttgatgaggggggcaaactccctaaatccactatgcatgtctctgatgccggtctggtaggcctcttcctccgggtcatccctctccagctCTGCGATGTCTTTCGCCATCCACCGAGGCCTGAGACAAAGACGGTGCTTCTAGCCATCATCGTACCACTTCATGTGTCGGTTCAGGTAAGCATCCTAGTCAGTCACCCTCCTCTCCCCGTCTTTCCAGTACCTCCGTCAGTTCCACTCCGTCACatgatttttatgatgctctccCCAGTCTGTGATCGACTGATTCTTCTGCCGGCTCATCCTGCAAGGCATTAGCAACAAGAAACATCATAACAAAGTCGAACGCAATGAATTCATGGGCACAAAGAACAAGCGCGGGCACTCACAAGTGAAGCATGTGGTCGCCGGTATCAGTGGGCTGGCCCGGTGGGGTATGTTGAAAAATCCCAAACTGTGTGGCCACGCGTTGTGGCAAGTGCCACTCGACGGCGTACACacagatcatgggcacgatgcaccgctAGAGACCACGGTCCTCATCGCATACCACGTTCAGATCAAAGTCCCACTCTCGGTCATGATATGGCCACCAGGTTACCTATTACATATACGGTGCTAAGTTGCCACTCTCGGTCAAAAGTGGAATCAAAGAGAAATGTGTTTAGCGAGTTCATATACCTGCGTATGCGTCAAAGCGTCCAACTCGTTGGTGTAGGTCttgtacgaagtcttgtttaggcccgtctagagtttgacaacgtcccacTCGTAAGCTAAGGTGGGGTGTCGAGCCTCGTCGCCGTCTTCGCTATAGGCACCCCATGGGCGTCTTGGCAGCTTCTCAGGACgccccaccggcagccgctcccacattcaaatggagaaggcccagacaaagccacccatattggacttgtctcccgtcctctgcgtcgcgtcgtcaagctgcaaaaaatcaaatgaggatcagatataaCAAAATGTCATGGACATACTTTCGTAGGTAAGCAATTAGATACTCTCTTACCGAATggtataggtaggcgagagatgcGGTCCCCCGACTGTACCCTGCATCCTAGTCGGCTAGGAAAAACAGATAGGACCAGTTGGCAGAGTTCCCGGATGCgtctggaaacacgacctccgTGAGAAGATACCACAGGCAGGGCCTCGCGTACCACTCCACAGTCGTCTCATCGGCGTCTTCAGGGCATGTCTTCCGGTGCTCCTAGAGCCAGGACAACGGCACACCAGATGTACGGTTACCCTTAGCATCGGGGCAGTCGGCGATGAGGGTGGTAACCCTCTCCTGCCAGTTGGTCCTCTCCACTCGCCCGGTCAGTGCATGACCATCGAGCGGCATGGCAGTAATCATCGACAAATCCTCGAGGGTCACTGGCATCTCCCCGCATGGGagatggaaagaatgggtctccggtcACCACCGGTCAATCAGAGCTGTCAGAGCTATGTGGACATGCGTCGGCGGCTGACGCTTGAACTGCAACATGAAACCCAACAGTCGGGCTCTCTTGAAGAATGGCGCGTAGCGCTCGtcgtagtccatatgcccatgaacccCGTGACCCCTCATGTGCAGTGGCTGGAGCATCTATCAAAAAGTGAACGCCAAAAGTTAGGAAATTATTTTCATCAATATGAAAACTTTGGTCAATATTTCATTCATATTACTTACCTCTCCGTTCTCTATGAaacgggcacgatgacccttgtcgaatgTGTAGTCAAGCATGGAGTACCGTGGACCGATGTTGTCCACAAGAGGTGGCCgccttaataaaatttcataaacaaAAACATCGTAAGCATAAGCATACGtaaacatgcatcatatcaaaatcaTATCACCATACATCATATCATAAAAAAACCAAATCATATCACCATGCATCATATcaccatgatggatcaaatcatatcaacattACTCATATCAAAAAAAAATCCTTCCCCTCTttaatcatatcaacatgcatcatatcacaaAAAAATCCTCTAACAATAATCTTCAATGTATTATctccaaacaacatcttcatatcatcatatcaacatgcatcatcactccaacatgcatcatatcatcatatttttaaacaaaaaaaatcctccaacatgcatcatatcatcatatttgtaaacaaaaaaaaatcctccaacatctgcatatcatcatatcaacatgcatcatcaaccTACAATCAATTCCTCCAACATGcattacatcataatttttttaacaaaaaaaaattatgaactagggttcatcttcacactaacatatgaactattgattagagttcatattcattaccactacttagtaaagaactaagaactagaactagaatcaagctaaaacaatcttaggccaaaaaatccaatctaagttcaaaaaaatgagggATTTGaagcaaataatgcgtcgaatcggaagcaagtttgcaaaaactaattggagggatcggaGGAGCTTACGATTCTCttttcggggccatctcgatccgccacaacggtgaagatccgagggggagagtggaggagatgagagagggagagaggggcgacttGGGGGAGAAAATGGAAACTGCCGACGGGGAgaggggaggggtggggagatGGAAACGGGCGCGAGGGTCTCGGGGGAAATAACTGCCcgaaccctaccgccaggggctctACGGTAGGGTTATACAGCCTACCGCCAAGTCCCCTGACGGTAGGGTGCGACGAAGGGGGATGGCGGCCATTTCCGCGAGCTGACGTGGACtagtaccctaccgccaggggcggtaggctgtataaccctaccgccagaggccctGGCGGTAGGAAAAAGGGTCAAGTCACAAAAAAATTCCGAACCGGGGTCAGATTCTGAATttgtatgcaaaaagggtcaaaccaCGAAATTTTGCCCGCTTCACAGGTGAGCATTCTAGTACGCAAGCTATCTGGGTCAAATGAAGGTACGCATTCACAAGACAACGTAGATCTTTGATAGTAGCTTCAAGCATAAAAGTATGCAAGTATTTATACCGGGTCAAAATTTGAATTCATCATCTATATCAGACAAGCTATCTGGGGGATCATACACAATCATATCTGGGAAAAGTTCCAGAAAATCTTGTTTTATCTTCTCCCTCAGCTCCGGATATGGGATCAGGCCTTTCAGTATAACCCGGAATGGCAAGGACATAGGTGGCTCCGGGGAGCTCCTCATGTCTTCGTAGAATTCCATTGCCAGGTCAATCAAACCAGCGTCACAGAAGACTCGCACGATATCACCGTAAGTGTGCTGATCAAACAGCACTCCTTCAGACTTCAGGTCTGCCCAGACCTGCCTTGTCTCGTCAACCTTCTTGTTCCTAGCTAGCATATGTAGCATGTCCCGGTAGAAGTACATATCCGGCCGATACCAGATCTCTTTCCGCACGACGCCATATATCTGCAAAACACAAAAATGTTTAATCTTACACGAGCCTACGGAAGTTCAAATATAAATTGTTTCTTTTACACTAATCTGCTCTAGGTTGCAGGTACATCCACCTACTAACCAAGGTAATAATGAGACGAGACCATGTCCAACAAATGTACACGGCACTTCTTGCAACACAAATGCACGCTGCACAATTGAAATAGCTCAGACTGTCCCCAGCAATGGAAATAAAGGGGCTAAGCTTATCTATGATTGAGGAATTAGGATCTGAATAGATAATATAATAATTCTATTGCCAAGACATCAAATATGCATTTTAACGTCTATCAGTAAATGATTTGGTCGTGTATGCCTTACTTTGGTCGCTTtgactatgtagaaatgatttggtttttaatgacaaaaatgcttcCTGAGGCTCAATGACTCTGGAGACGTGGAGTCCCACAAACATACCAAGGGCAACATCTTGTGCCTCATGAGGTTCTTCAGCAATAGCTTGGTTGACTCGGCCATGCCTTGTCTGTCCTGGTGTGCAATCTGCATTCCTTGGTGTCTGGAGTATGCCGCGTCCTAGTCCCGCCTGCGGCCTTCTGCTTGCAGGCCCAAATTGAACTTCACCGGCGTGAGCCCTGCATTTCTCTTGTTGTGGTCGGCACTAGCAAAGTGCCTCTCTAGCACACCTTCCCTGTAGTGTTGGAGTGATGACCTCCCGCTTTAGCTCTAGGAGACTGCGCATTGTTGTTGGGCCTCGGCTGTCTAATGTTCCGAATTTAGAAGCTTGGATGTTATTTGGTCTTCTGTTGGGAGCTACCCACCCCATGGTGACCCTTCTGTGGTGCTCCTCCAGCTTAATAACTCCCTTGAGGATGACCTTGTTAACGAGATGCTGGAAGGTAGGGAAATCACGGGAGAGGGGAGACCAATGGTTCCTTTAGTCTGGGATCCACCCCTTCAAGAACCTTGTTGTCTTATCCCTCTCAGTTGCGATGAGAGCTCCCTCATAGCGCACCAGTTGAGTAAAGCAGCTCACATACTCCGACACAGACATCTTTTCCCCGGGTTACAGCCTGAAACTCATCCCTCCTTAGATCCAGCATGCACGCAGGGAACTGCGTGGTATGCAAGGCACTGGCGAACTCAGTCCACAGGATGCCTTTCGCGTCAGTATGTGAGATTCGGCAAGTTCCCCACTAGTCTTAGGCCACACCTTTGAGCTGGTGTGCCGCTAATTTGAGTTTGAACACAGCCTGGCCCATTGCAGTTGGCTA is a genomic window containing:
- the LOC123092412 gene encoding pentatricopeptide repeat-containing protein At1g62350, which gives rise to MLSRLLPRRHHRRLHQTLQPAAAVAGELHQRLCATAAASSPSLSIWRRKKEMGKEGLMAVAQLKRLAALPPAGGHQRLVEYMKLHVSRLLRTDLLAVLAELLRQDHVILSMKIYGVVRKEIWYRPDMYFYRDMLHMLARNKKVDETRQVWADLKSEGVLFDQHTYGDIVRVFCDAGLIDLAMEFYEDMRSSPEPPMSLPFRVILKGLIPYPELREKIKQDFLELFPDMIVYDPPDSLSDIDDEFKF